The following proteins are encoded in a genomic region of Haloarcula marina:
- a CDS encoding site-specific integrase, translating to MRLKDYDNDDGKRVWLSDDELTRFIEQAETPHQRLAFLLAGRVGLRRSEIVEVCPQDLVDGPTGDHIRVWESYAKRDKYREPPVPKEVVTIAETLAYQQDDDEPLIDVAGSTVYRWVRRAADALEAETDDRGWQYLDVHDLRRTWGTYLLEQGVIPSVVMSFGGWEDWDTFRKHYLGEFSPEAIRRERGKVDFLEGGDESAEVVQMGSLEPSTRHHKAN from the coding sequence ATGAGGCTGAAGGACTACGACAACGACGACGGTAAGCGGGTGTGGCTGTCGGACGACGAACTGACGCGATTCATCGAGCAGGCCGAGACGCCGCACCAGCGGTTAGCCTTCCTGCTCGCCGGTCGGGTCGGACTGCGGCGCTCGGAAATCGTCGAGGTGTGCCCGCAAGACCTCGTCGACGGTCCGACCGGCGACCACATCCGCGTGTGGGAGAGCTACGCGAAGCGAGACAAGTACCGAGAGCCGCCCGTACCGAAGGAGGTTGTGACCATCGCGGAGACGCTGGCGTACCAGCAGGACGACGACGAGCCGCTGATAGACGTGGCGGGGTCGACGGTCTACCGCTGGGTCCGACGCGCCGCCGACGCCCTGGAGGCCGAGACGGACGACCGCGGCTGGCAGTACCTCGACGTTCATGACCTCCGGCGGACGTGGGGCACGTACCTACTAGAGCAGGGCGTGATTCCGTCGGTCGTGATGTCCTTCGGTGGCTGGGAGGACTGGGACACGTTCAGGAAGCACTACCTCGGAGAGTTCAGCCCGGAGGCGATTCGACGAGAGCGGGGCAAAGTCGACTTCCTAGAGGGCGGCGACGAAAGCGCCGAGGTAGTCCAGATGGGGTCGCTAGAGCCATCCACTAGGCATCATAAAGCTAACTGA
- a CDS encoding CopG family transcriptional regulator, with the protein MDQDIQREAERHEMGYSEYVRHIIRQATDSPFECPETVLCTDENHRTEESEKGAA; encoded by the coding sequence ATGGACCAAGACATACAGAGAGAAGCAGAGAGGCACGAGATGGGGTACTCAGAGTACGTCCGCCACATCATTCGACAGGCGACGGACTCACCATTTGAGTGCCCGGAGACGGTGCTGTGTACGGACGAGAACCACCGGACGGAAGAATCTGAGAAGGGGGCCGCCTAA
- a CDS encoding MarR family transcriptional regulator: MRYSGDWMVLADDRILEYIREKDSGRPKEMKDSGYVRYTRSYISKRCKKLVEHRLLRDLGNGVYTITERGERYLDGEIDTSEDAPDEVKSFVDENGPSAGENHEQA; encoded by the coding sequence ATGCGATACTCGGGAGATTGGATGGTGCTTGCGGACGACAGAATCCTAGAATATATTCGTGAGAAGGATTCTGGCCGTCCAAAAGAGATGAAAGACAGTGGCTACGTCAGATACACCCGGTCCTATATTTCGAAGCGGTGTAAGAAGTTGGTTGAGCATCGTTTACTTCGGGATTTAGGAAATGGAGTCTACACAATTACAGAGCGAGGAGAACGCTACTTAGACGGCGAGATAGATACGTCCGAAGATGCACCGGATGAAGTAAAATCCTTCGTCGATGAGAACGGCCCCAGCGCTGGCGAGAACCACGAGCAAGCCTGA
- a CDS encoding ATP-binding protein, translating to MSSLLLAAQSGWGKSFHAQAWMETNVADADTYAALTVLDYCGEYRGLVKAGYAAHWIVGPRELHFSVDDWRAILDENPMLVLERHHQVTTDEWRQVCTKIAAASRTLRRDELVVVDEAHFVAPQQVKLPEPIKEIATTGRGEGTSSMWVTQRLAEIDLTVSTQCQERILGGFRGGDLGAVDVEYPDNLHNPAANVPASTLTDELLPSDRETPTTLQKHTDEDGHTIGSEWIYSNNDGEIRRINTQHVNMESTHYGSQGNHLQMPEYSA from the coding sequence GTGAGTAGTCTGCTACTGGCGGCACAGAGCGGCTGGGGCAAGTCGTTCCACGCTCAGGCGTGGATGGAGACGAACGTAGCCGACGCCGATACGTACGCCGCCCTCACGGTGCTGGACTACTGCGGAGAGTACCGGGGACTCGTCAAAGCAGGATACGCCGCGCATTGGATAGTTGGGCCGCGAGAACTGCACTTCTCCGTGGACGACTGGCGGGCAATCCTCGACGAAAATCCGATGCTCGTCTTGGAGCGTCACCACCAAGTGACTACCGACGAGTGGCGGCAGGTCTGTACCAAGATTGCGGCGGCGTCGAGGACGCTCCGGCGCGATGAGCTGGTAGTTGTGGATGAGGCCCACTTCGTCGCACCCCAGCAGGTCAAACTGCCCGAACCCATCAAGGAGATAGCGACGACCGGGAGAGGCGAGGGCACGTCATCCATGTGGGTGACTCAGCGACTCGCGGAGATAGACCTGACCGTGAGTACGCAATGTCAGGAGCGGATTCTAGGCGGGTTCCGGGGCGGCGACCTCGGGGCCGTCGACGTGGAGTACCCCGACAACCTGCACAACCCGGCGGCCAACGTCCCGGCGTCGACTCTGACCGACGAGCTGTTGCCGTCGGACCGCGAGACGCCGACCACGCTCCAGAAGCATACCGACGAGGACGGCCACACCATCGGTAGCGAGTGGATATACAGCAACAACGACGGCGAAATCCGCCGTATCAACACTCAGCACGTCAACATGGAAAGCACGCACTACGGGAGTCAGGGCAACCACCTCCAAATGCCGGAGTACAGCGCATGA
- a CDS encoding sigma-70 region 4 domain-containing protein gives MTAAQAQLRDFEPDLSPLTEAEREVYEAVELGGFGVREYGRHTGRKPGTVGNLLGRARSKVDVEGVEWK, from the coding sequence ATGACCGCGGCGCAGGCACAGCTACGGGACTTCGAGCCGGACCTATCGCCGCTCACGGAAGCAGAGCGAGAGGTGTACGAAGCAGTCGAACTCGGCGGCTTCGGCGTTCGGGAGTATGGGCGACACACCGGGCGGAAGCCGGGGACTGTCGGCAACCTGTTGGGCCGCGCCCGCTCGAAGGTCGACGTTGAGGGGGTCGAGTGGAAGTGA